A genomic window from Scomber scombrus chromosome 18, fScoSco1.1, whole genome shotgun sequence includes:
- the mcoln1b gene encoding mucolipin-1b isoform X2: protein MSPCDKYHAKGRKPFKLVMQLLKIFIVTVQLVLFGLSNQMVVTFKEENTAAFKHLFLKDYRDNVPQAVHTQEELYSHINFAIEQYLALPQISLGRYAYVLGVGVNGSALSLCQRYYRNGTIDPVNDTFDIDPRVLTECIGLNPLTYEPAPGNSNYKNFTLKFYKLINVTVDFQLKAINIQTIINNEIPDCYTFAITIVMDNKAHSGKVKITLQNQAYIKECKDPNVSGHAESYARELYDVVVAFVCLVSLLLCGRSILRGILLQHEYVQFFKDRLGRSVSWGDRMEFINGWYLLLMISDMFTIIGSFIKIGIESKTLSSYDVCGILLGTSTLLVWVGVIRYLSFFQKYNILIVTLRAAFPNVIRFCCCAAAIYLGYCFCGWIVLGPYHTKFRSLSMVSECLFSLINGDDMFVTFAEMEHSSALVWIFSQVYLYTFISLFIYMVLSLFIALITGAYDTIMAQTQEQVRVTDLSAFIAECTDTPSSGKFRGPEGSSCSFFCCCD, encoded by the exons ATGAGCCCTTGTGACAAGTACCACGCCAAGGGTCGCAAGCCTTTCAAGCTGGTCATGCAGCTGCTCAAAATCTTCATTGTTACAGTGCAG TTGGTACTGTTTGGACTTAGCAACCAGATGGTCGTGacatttaaagaagaaaacacagcagcGTTCAAACACCTTTTCCTGAAGGATTATCGGGACAACGTTCCTCAGGCCGTGCACACACAGGAGGAGCTTTACAGCCACATCAACTTCGCCATAGAGCAG tACCTGGCTCTGCCTCAGATCTCACTGGGACGGTACGCCTACGTGTTAGGTGTGGGCGTAAACGGGAGCGCGCTCTCCCTCTGCCAGAGGTACTACAGAAATGGCACCATCGACCCCGTCAATGACACGTTTGACATTGATCCACGCGTCCTCACCG AATGTATTGGACTAAATCCGCTGACTTATGAACCTGCTCCAGGAAACAGCAACTACAAGAATTTCACTCTCAAATTTTACAA GCTAATCAATGTAACAGTGGACTTCCAGCTGAAGGCTATCAACATTCAGACCATCATAAACAATGAAATCCCAGACTGCTACACCTTTGCTATCACG ATTGTCATGGATAACAAGGCGCACAGCGGAAAAGTTAAGATCACTCTCCAGAACCAGGCCTACATAAAGGAGTGTAAAGACCCCAACGTGTCTGGACACG CTGAGAGCTACGCTCGGGAGCTCTATGATGTGGTGGTGGCATTCGTTTGTCTggtgtctctgctgctgtgtgggcGCTCCATCCTCAGAGGTATCCTGCTGCAACAT GAGTATGTGCAGTTTTTCAAAGACAGACTTGGCCGCAGTGTGAGCTGGGGAGACAGAATGGAGTTCATTAACGGCTGGTATCTTCTGCTCATGATCAGCGACATGTTCACCATCATCGGCAGCTTCATCAAGATTGGGATTGAATCCAAG ACTTTGTCATCGTATGATGTGTGCGGGATCCTGCTGGGAACCTCCACCCTGCTGGTGTGGGTGGGAGTCATCCGCTACCTCAGCTTCTTTCAGAAATACAAT ATCTTGATTGTTACATTAAGAGCTGCTTTTCCTAATGTCATCCGCTTCTGCTGCTGTGCAGCTGCTATTTATTTGGGATATTGCTTCTGTGGATGGATTGTGCTGGGGCCTTATCACACCAag TTTCGCTCCCTGTCCATGGTGTCCGAGTGCCTGTTTTCTCTGATCAACGGAGACGACATGTTTGTCACGTTCGCCGAGATGGAGCATAGCAGTGCGCTGGTGTGGATCTTCAGCCAGGTCTACCTTTACACCTTCATCTCCCTCTTCATCTACATGGTGCTGTCCCTCTTCATCGCGCTCATCACCGGAGCCTACGACACCATTATG GCTCAAACACAGGAGCAGGTGCGCGTCACAGACCTGAGCGCCTTCATCGCAGAGTGCACGGACACACCCAGCTCGGGCAAATTCCGCGGTCCTGAAGGGTCGTCATGctccttcttctgctgctgtgactg A
- the mcoln1b gene encoding mucolipin-1b isoform X1: MASSSYTCIHDSATEKDKLLSSVASYGSHGLLGSESPRPTDLVGSECCQQHEDVEEEEALRRKLKYFFMSPCDKYHAKGRKPFKLVMQLLKIFIVTVQLVLFGLSNQMVVTFKEENTAAFKHLFLKDYRDNVPQAVHTQEELYSHINFAIEQYLALPQISLGRYAYVLGVGVNGSALSLCQRYYRNGTIDPVNDTFDIDPRVLTECIGLNPLTYEPAPGNSNYKNFTLKFYKLINVTVDFQLKAINIQTIINNEIPDCYTFAITIVMDNKAHSGKVKITLQNQAYIKECKDPNVSGHAESYARELYDVVVAFVCLVSLLLCGRSILRGILLQHEYVQFFKDRLGRSVSWGDRMEFINGWYLLLMISDMFTIIGSFIKIGIESKTLSSYDVCGILLGTSTLLVWVGVIRYLSFFQKYNILIVTLRAAFPNVIRFCCCAAAIYLGYCFCGWIVLGPYHTKFRSLSMVSECLFSLINGDDMFVTFAEMEHSSALVWIFSQVYLYTFISLFIYMVLSLFIALITGAYDTIMAQTQEQVRVTDLSAFIAECTDTPSSGKFRGPEGSSCSFFCCCDW; encoded by the exons AGAAAGATAAGCTGCTCTCCTCTGTGGCCAGCTATGGGTCCCATGGTCTTCTGGGGAGTGAAAGCCCCCGTCCCACTGATCTGGTGGGTTCTGAGTGTTGCCAGCAGCACgaggatgtggaggaggaggaggcactGAGGAGGAAGCTCAAGTACTTCTTCATGAGCCCTTGTGACAAGTACCACGCCAAGGGTCGCAAGCCTTTCAAGCTGGTCATGCAGCTGCTCAAAATCTTCATTGTTACAGTGCAG TTGGTACTGTTTGGACTTAGCAACCAGATGGTCGTGacatttaaagaagaaaacacagcagcGTTCAAACACCTTTTCCTGAAGGATTATCGGGACAACGTTCCTCAGGCCGTGCACACACAGGAGGAGCTTTACAGCCACATCAACTTCGCCATAGAGCAG tACCTGGCTCTGCCTCAGATCTCACTGGGACGGTACGCCTACGTGTTAGGTGTGGGCGTAAACGGGAGCGCGCTCTCCCTCTGCCAGAGGTACTACAGAAATGGCACCATCGACCCCGTCAATGACACGTTTGACATTGATCCACGCGTCCTCACCG AATGTATTGGACTAAATCCGCTGACTTATGAACCTGCTCCAGGAAACAGCAACTACAAGAATTTCACTCTCAAATTTTACAA GCTAATCAATGTAACAGTGGACTTCCAGCTGAAGGCTATCAACATTCAGACCATCATAAACAATGAAATCCCAGACTGCTACACCTTTGCTATCACG ATTGTCATGGATAACAAGGCGCACAGCGGAAAAGTTAAGATCACTCTCCAGAACCAGGCCTACATAAAGGAGTGTAAAGACCCCAACGTGTCTGGACACG CTGAGAGCTACGCTCGGGAGCTCTATGATGTGGTGGTGGCATTCGTTTGTCTggtgtctctgctgctgtgtgggcGCTCCATCCTCAGAGGTATCCTGCTGCAACAT GAGTATGTGCAGTTTTTCAAAGACAGACTTGGCCGCAGTGTGAGCTGGGGAGACAGAATGGAGTTCATTAACGGCTGGTATCTTCTGCTCATGATCAGCGACATGTTCACCATCATCGGCAGCTTCATCAAGATTGGGATTGAATCCAAG ACTTTGTCATCGTATGATGTGTGCGGGATCCTGCTGGGAACCTCCACCCTGCTGGTGTGGGTGGGAGTCATCCGCTACCTCAGCTTCTTTCAGAAATACAAT ATCTTGATTGTTACATTAAGAGCTGCTTTTCCTAATGTCATCCGCTTCTGCTGCTGTGCAGCTGCTATTTATTTGGGATATTGCTTCTGTGGATGGATTGTGCTGGGGCCTTATCACACCAag TTTCGCTCCCTGTCCATGGTGTCCGAGTGCCTGTTTTCTCTGATCAACGGAGACGACATGTTTGTCACGTTCGCCGAGATGGAGCATAGCAGTGCGCTGGTGTGGATCTTCAGCCAGGTCTACCTTTACACCTTCATCTCCCTCTTCATCTACATGGTGCTGTCCCTCTTCATCGCGCTCATCACCGGAGCCTACGACACCATTATG GCTCAAACACAGGAGCAGGTGCGCGTCACAGACCTGAGCGCCTTCATCGCAGAGTGCACGGACACACCCAGCTCGGGCAAATTCCGCGGTCCTGAAGGGTCGTCATGctccttcttctgctgctgtgactggtga